One window of Myxocyprinus asiaticus isolate MX2 ecotype Aquarium Trade chromosome 6, UBuf_Myxa_2, whole genome shotgun sequence genomic DNA carries:
- the LOC127442031 gene encoding BMP and activin membrane-bound inhibitor homolog, translating into MERHSSLVSIWLQLELCAMAVLLTKGEIRCYCDAPHCVATGYMCKSELNACFTRILDPQNTKSPLSHGCYEPLLNSGNICHPESNYDTIHGPATLQCCNEDMCNYRGLQDLTYRGEESHERSRHQTEGIRHVVARLQEIPSSKEVWFRAAVITVPIAGGLILVLLIMLALRMLRSENRKLRQQRREMLSRLHYSFHGQHLTKGHMAKLDLECMVPVGGHENCCLSCDKIWQSDRSSQRLLSLVHWGKCSGRGKLEFV; encoded by the exons atggaGCGACACAGCAGTCTCGTTTCCATTTGGCTTCAGCTCGAGCTTTGCGCTATGGCTGTTCTCCTCACTAAAG GAGAAATACGATGTTACTGCGATGCTCCCCACTGCGTGGCTACTGGTTACATGTGCAAATCGGAGCTGAACGCCTGCTTCACACGCATCTTAGATCCTCAAAACACAAAGTCTCCACTCTCTCACGGGTGTTACGAACCTCTCCTGAACTCAGGAAACATTTGCCATCCAGAGTCAAACTATGATACCATCCATGGACCTGCTACACTTCAGTGCTGCAATGAGGATATGTGCAATTACAGAGGCTTGCAAGATCTTACATACAGAGGAGAAGAAAGTCATG AAAGAAGTCGACATCAAACCGAAGGCATTCGTCATGTGGTAGCACGACTACAGGAAATCCCTTCCTCCAAAGAGGTATGGTTCCGTGCTGCGGTCATCACCGTACCCATCGCTGGTGGTCTCATCTTGGTCCTCCTCATCATGTTGGCCCTGCGCATGCTCCGCAGCGAAAACCGTAAACTGCGGCAACAACGGCGAGAGATGCTCTCCCGCCTTCACTACAGCTTCCACGGCCAGCACCTCACCAAGGGTCACATGGCCAAACTGGACCTTGAGTGTATGGTGCCAGTGGGAGGCCATGAGAACTGTTGCCTGAGCTGCGACAAGATTTGGCAGTCTGACCGTAGTAGCCAGAGACTTCTATCATTGGTCCACTGGGGAAAGTGCAGTGGCCGAGGGAAGCTGGAGTTTGTCTGA
- the LOC127442016 gene encoding WW domain-containing adapter protein with coiled-coil-like isoform X1, with translation MVMHASNPSRVNDGCNDRRDPQACQSVKYQSKGQSTNDHRHEKMRDSSDSTPPTKMLRRSDSPENKHSDGTHSQTTALHIHRPRERESGVSSSPQENSHHVSISHPHQNRTSEMPREPADDWSEHISSSGKKYYYNCRTEVSQWEKPKEWLEKEQRQRDGAKTVVNSFPKDRDYRQEAMQATATSALSSTKSTLADKPTSNSSYSQPSSINPSSTSSSSSSSTVPVSPALQASASTLLQDPALLRQLLPALQATLQMNHANMDMSKINEVLTAAVTQASLQSLLHKLLTAGPSNFNITTLLSQAAQLSTQAQLSSQSPMSLASDASSPRSYVSPRVSTPQTNAVSKPLHSSASLSFQPKVTASIQRSGSTSQQSTNSDKQFSDPRLQRQIQESLSGSNGSAGSSSIPAPVSTPRTQSTFTPSLALHFDENLIRHVQGWPAEHVEKQVSRLHEDIHNMGTLYMSEICTELKNLRSLVRVCEIQATLREQRILFLRQQIKELDKLKNQNSFMV, from the exons ATGGTAATGCATGCATCGAATCCATCCAGAGTCAATGATGG GTGTAATGATCGAAGAGATCCTCAAGCCTGCCAG TCTGTCAAATACCAATCAAAGGGTCAATCAACAAATGACCATCGCCATGAGAAGATGCGAGACTCATCAGACTCCACGCCACCAACTAAAATGCTGCGGCGATCAGACAGTCCAGAAAACAAGCACAGCGATGGAACACACAGCCAAACAACAGCACTCCACATTCATCGGCCCcgagagagggagagcg GTGTCAGTTCATCTCCACAAGAAAACTCCCATCATGTCTCAATCTCTCACCCTCATCAGAACAGAACTTCAGAGATG CCCCGGGAGCCAGCGGATGACTGGTCAGAGCATATCAGTTCCTCTGGGAAGAAGTACTATTACAACTGCAGGACAGAGGTCTCTCAGTGGGAGAAACCTAAAGAATGGCTGGAGAA agaacagagacagagagatggtGCAAAGACTGTGGTTAACAGCTTTCCCAAAGACAGAGACTACAGACAAGAGGCCATGCAGGCCACTGCAACAAGTGCCCTCAGTAGTACAA AATCTACTCTAGCGGATAAGCCGACATCAAACTCTAGTTATTCTCAGCCTTCATCCATAAACCCCTCCAGTACATCTAGCTCCTCCTCGTCCTCCACAGTGCCTGTGTCTCCTGCCTTGCAGGCTTCAGCCTCCACTCTGCTCCAGGACCCAGCACTCCTCCGACAGCTGCTGCCTGCACTGCAGGCCACCCTGCAGATGAACCATGCCAATATGGACATGAGCAAAATCAATGAAG TCCTCACAGCCGCTGTCACACAAGCTTCCTTGCAGTCTCTGCTTCATAAACTTCTCACTGCCGGACCATCCAATTTCAACATCACTACTCTGCTTTCCCAAGCTGCTCAGCTGTCCACACAAG CTCAACTGTCCAGTCAGTCGCCCATGTCATTGGCATCAGATGCCTCTTCACCGAGGTCGTATGTGTCTCCTAGAGTCAGCACACCTCAGACCAATGCTGTCTCTAAACCCCTGCACAGCTCTGCGTCCCTCTCCTTTCAACCAAAG GTTACTGCATCAATTCAGAGATCAGGATCAACATCCCAGCAGTCCACCAACTCTGACAAACAATTCAGTGATCCCcgtcttcaaagacaaat TCAAGAGAGTTTGTCGGGCTCTAATGGCAGTGCGGGCAGCAGCAGCATCCCCGCCCCAGTCAGCACCCCTCGAACCCAGAGCACTTTCACTCCTTCTCTAGCATTGCACTTTGATGAAAATCTCATCAGACATGTTCAAGGCTGGCCTGCAGAACATGTAGAGAAGCAG GTGTCGCGTTTGCATGAGGACATCCACAACATGGGAACCCTCTACATGTCAGAGATCTGCACTGAACTTAAAAATCTTCGCTCgcttgtgagagtgtgtgaaatCCAGGCCACATTGAGAGAGCAAAG GATTTTGTTTCTGAGACAGCAGATCAAAGAACTTGACAAACTGAAGAATCAGAATTCCTTCATGGTTTGA
- the LOC127442016 gene encoding WW domain-containing adapter protein with coiled-coil-like isoform X2: protein MVMHASNPSRVNDGCNDRRDPQACQSVKYQSKGQSTNDHRHEKMRDSSDSTPPTKMLRRSDSPENKHSDGTHSQTTALHIHRPRERESGVSSSPQENSHHVSISHPHQNRTSEMPREPADDWSEHISSSGKKYYYNCRTEVSQWEKPKEWLEKEQRQRDGAKTVVNSFPKDRDYRQEAMQATATSALSSTKSTLADKPTSNSSYSQPSSINPSSTSSSSSSSTVPVSPALQASASTLLQDPALLRQLLPALQATLQMNHANMDMSKINEAQLSSQSPMSLASDASSPRSYVSPRVSTPQTNAVSKPLHSSASLSFQPKVTASIQRSGSTSQQSTNSDKQFSDPRLQRQIQESLSGSNGSAGSSSIPAPVSTPRTQSTFTPSLALHFDENLIRHVQGWPAEHVEKQVSRLHEDIHNMGTLYMSEICTELKNLRSLVRVCEIQATLREQRILFLRQQIKELDKLKNQNSFMV, encoded by the exons ATGGTAATGCATGCATCGAATCCATCCAGAGTCAATGATGG GTGTAATGATCGAAGAGATCCTCAAGCCTGCCAG TCTGTCAAATACCAATCAAAGGGTCAATCAACAAATGACCATCGCCATGAGAAGATGCGAGACTCATCAGACTCCACGCCACCAACTAAAATGCTGCGGCGATCAGACAGTCCAGAAAACAAGCACAGCGATGGAACACACAGCCAAACAACAGCACTCCACATTCATCGGCCCcgagagagggagagcg GTGTCAGTTCATCTCCACAAGAAAACTCCCATCATGTCTCAATCTCTCACCCTCATCAGAACAGAACTTCAGAGATG CCCCGGGAGCCAGCGGATGACTGGTCAGAGCATATCAGTTCCTCTGGGAAGAAGTACTATTACAACTGCAGGACAGAGGTCTCTCAGTGGGAGAAACCTAAAGAATGGCTGGAGAA agaacagagacagagagatggtGCAAAGACTGTGGTTAACAGCTTTCCCAAAGACAGAGACTACAGACAAGAGGCCATGCAGGCCACTGCAACAAGTGCCCTCAGTAGTACAA AATCTACTCTAGCGGATAAGCCGACATCAAACTCTAGTTATTCTCAGCCTTCATCCATAAACCCCTCCAGTACATCTAGCTCCTCCTCGTCCTCCACAGTGCCTGTGTCTCCTGCCTTGCAGGCTTCAGCCTCCACTCTGCTCCAGGACCCAGCACTCCTCCGACAGCTGCTGCCTGCACTGCAGGCCACCCTGCAGATGAACCATGCCAATATGGACATGAGCAAAATCAATGAAG CTCAACTGTCCAGTCAGTCGCCCATGTCATTGGCATCAGATGCCTCTTCACCGAGGTCGTATGTGTCTCCTAGAGTCAGCACACCTCAGACCAATGCTGTCTCTAAACCCCTGCACAGCTCTGCGTCCCTCTCCTTTCAACCAAAG GTTACTGCATCAATTCAGAGATCAGGATCAACATCCCAGCAGTCCACCAACTCTGACAAACAATTCAGTGATCCCcgtcttcaaagacaaat TCAAGAGAGTTTGTCGGGCTCTAATGGCAGTGCGGGCAGCAGCAGCATCCCCGCCCCAGTCAGCACCCCTCGAACCCAGAGCACTTTCACTCCTTCTCTAGCATTGCACTTTGATGAAAATCTCATCAGACATGTTCAAGGCTGGCCTGCAGAACATGTAGAGAAGCAG GTGTCGCGTTTGCATGAGGACATCCACAACATGGGAACCCTCTACATGTCAGAGATCTGCACTGAACTTAAAAATCTTCGCTCgcttgtgagagtgtgtgaaatCCAGGCCACATTGAGAGAGCAAAG GATTTTGTTTCTGAGACAGCAGATCAAAGAACTTGACAAACTGAAGAATCAGAATTCCTTCATGGTTTGA